Proteins encoded together in one Lathyrus oleraceus cultivar Zhongwan6 chromosome 5, CAAS_Psat_ZW6_1.0, whole genome shotgun sequence window:
- the LOC127082073 gene encoding uncharacterized protein LOC127082073 has translation MVGSMVIDTLATGSVNALLVCLKFPLTIYDMEGDGELMLLSAKQVKDLLKEEAHVFVMFSTLGIDNKVTMGELTVVCDFPEVFLDDISDLPPECAMEFAIDLVPGSRLVSMAPYRMFASKLGELKK, from the exons ATGGTTGgaagtatggttattgataccCTAGCCACTGGTTCAGTAAATGCTTTGTTGGTGTGTTTGAAGTTTCCTCTAACTATTTACG ATATGGAAGGTGATGGGGAGTTGATGTTATTATCTGCTAAGCAAGTAAAAGATTTATTGAAAGAGGAGGCGCATGTGTTCGTTATGTTTTCTACTTTAGGAATCGATAATAAAGTTACGATGGGAGAGCTGACAGTTGTGTGTGATTTTCCCGAAGTTTTTCTAGATGATATCAGTGATTTACCTCCAGAGTGCGCGATGGAGTTTgctatagacttagtacctggtagTAGGCTAGTATCGATGGCCCCTTATAGGATGTTTGCTTCAAAGCTGGGTGAGCTGAAGAAATAG